A stretch of Halodesulfovibrio sp. MK-HDV DNA encodes these proteins:
- a CDS encoding vitamin B12-dependent ribonucleotide reductase produces MVEQQTPADIESLEVNENAEIVLARRYYRKDFDGNPIEDATKLFWRVAFAIAAEESKYEKTTVSPDVLAKDFYSMMANMEFLPNSPTLMNAGTSLGQLAACFVLPVGDSIEEIFDAVKHAAMIHKSGGGTGFSFSRLRPKDSRVGSTGGVASGPVSFLRIFNTATEQIKQGGTRRGANMGILRIDHPDVMEFIRAKEREGEFNNFNFSVALTEDFMKAVESGEDYDLIDPHNQNIITTLNAREVFEILVQKAWEKGDPGIVFLDRINRDNPTPALGEIESTNPCGEQPLLPYEACNLGSINLNVMLKQDDSNILSVDWDRLRRVIHLAVRFLDNVIDASRYPLDRITEMVTTNRKIGLGIMGWADMLFQLNIPYDSQEALNLAEKVMEFIQAEGRAASKQLAKERGAFPAYKDSIFGERDLGPYRNATVTTIAPTGTLSILAGCSSGIEPLFALSFARYVMDGDKLVETNPFFKAALEERGCYSEKLMDSITEKGTIADIDYLPEDLRKVYVTAMDIDAESHLKMQAAFQKYTDNAVSKTVNVPKEATVDDIRSIYWMAYEQGCKGVTVYRDGSLQSQVLCTEGSKKEEESALVRPKVDRPEIVYGFTQKVETGMGMLYVTINEIDGRPFELFATIGKSGRSITAKAEAIGRLVSLALRAGIEPIDIVRQLKGIGGEHPVFQKKGLLLSIPDAISWILENRYLKSSISVHATNGLTKQLCPECGNELVFEEGCNKCYGCGFTKCG; encoded by the coding sequence ATGGTTGAACAGCAAACCCCAGCTGATATTGAGTCCCTAGAAGTTAATGAAAACGCCGAAATTGTTTTAGCAAGACGTTATTACCGCAAAGATTTTGACGGTAACCCTATCGAAGATGCCACAAAATTATTCTGGCGTGTTGCATTTGCCATTGCTGCAGAAGAAAGCAAGTACGAAAAGACCACAGTTTCTCCTGATGTCTTGGCAAAAGACTTCTATTCTATGATGGCCAACATGGAATTTCTGCCAAACTCTCCAACACTCATGAATGCAGGCACGTCACTTGGACAGCTTGCGGCTTGTTTTGTGTTGCCTGTTGGTGATTCAATCGAAGAAATTTTTGACGCAGTAAAACATGCAGCCATGATTCATAAATCAGGCGGCGGTACCGGCTTTTCATTCTCCCGCTTGCGCCCTAAAGATTCACGCGTAGGATCAACTGGCGGAGTTGCCTCCGGCCCAGTATCTTTCCTGCGTATTTTCAATACAGCTACCGAACAAATCAAACAGGGTGGTACACGACGCGGTGCCAACATGGGCATCCTTCGCATCGACCATCCTGATGTTATGGAATTCATTCGTGCAAAAGAACGTGAAGGTGAATTCAACAACTTCAACTTCTCCGTAGCGCTCACGGAAGACTTTATGAAAGCCGTGGAAAGCGGAGAAGACTACGATCTTATTGATCCGCACAATCAAAACATCATCACCACACTCAACGCACGCGAAGTCTTCGAAATCCTTGTTCAGAAGGCATGGGAAAAAGGCGATCCGGGGATCGTATTTCTCGATCGCATTAACCGCGACAACCCGACACCGGCGCTTGGAGAAATCGAATCAACGAATCCGTGCGGTGAGCAGCCACTGCTTCCATACGAAGCATGCAATCTTGGCTCTATCAACCTGAATGTGATGTTGAAACAAGACGACAGTAATATTCTTTCTGTAGACTGGGATCGTCTTCGCCGCGTCATTCATCTCGCTGTACGCTTTCTTGATAACGTAATTGACGCATCGCGCTACCCACTTGACCGAATTACCGAAATGGTAACAACCAACCGTAAAATCGGTCTTGGTATCATGGGTTGGGCAGATATGCTTTTCCAGTTGAATATTCCATACGATAGCCAGGAAGCACTCAATCTTGCTGAAAAGGTCATGGAATTTATTCAGGCAGAAGGAAGAGCCGCATCCAAACAGCTTGCAAAAGAACGCGGTGCATTCCCTGCATACAAAGATTCTATTTTTGGCGAACGAGATCTTGGGCCATACCGTAACGCAACAGTTACCACTATCGCACCTACTGGCACCCTCTCCATTCTGGCAGGCTGTTCTTCAGGCATCGAACCGCTTTTTGCCCTTTCCTTTGCCCGCTACGTCATGGATGGTGACAAGCTGGTAGAGACAAACCCATTCTTTAAAGCTGCGTTGGAAGAACGAGGTTGCTACTCAGAAAAGCTTATGGATTCGATCACAGAAAAAGGCACCATCGCAGATATTGATTATCTTCCGGAAGATCTTCGCAAAGTTTACGTGACCGCCATGGATATCGATGCTGAGTCTCATCTAAAAATGCAGGCAGCATTCCAGAAATACACAGACAACGCCGTATCCAAGACTGTGAACGTTCCAAAAGAAGCAACCGTAGATGATATCCGTTCCATCTACTGGATGGCATATGAACAAGGCTGCAAAGGTGTAACTGTATATCGCGATGGTAGTCTGCAATCACAAGTTCTTTGCACCGAAGGTTCCAAGAAAGAAGAAGAGTCTGCTCTGGTACGACCTAAGGTTGACCGCCCTGAAATCGTCTACGGGTTCACTCAAAAAGTTGAAACAGGAATGGGCATGCTTTACGTGACCATCAATGAAATTGATGGACGACCATTTGAGCTATTCGCGACCATCGGTAAATCCGGTCGTTCCATCACAGCTAAAGCTGAAGCCATCGGAAGATTGGTATCGTTAGCACTTCGAGCAGGTATCGAACCTATCGATATTGTACGTCAGCTCAAAGGTATTGGTGGAGAACACCCAGTATTTCAGAAAAAAGGGTTACTCCTTTCAATTCCAGATGCAATCTCATGGATTTTAGAAAACCGTTACCTTAAATCTTCTATATCCGTTCATGCCACAAACGGACTCACAAAGCAGCTTTGTCCAGAATGCGGCAATGAGTTAGTCTTCGAAGAAGGCTGCAACAAATGCTACGGTTGCGGGTTCACCAAATGTGGATAA
- a CDS encoding alpha/beta fold hydrolase, which produces MFHPKNFVLIHGAWHDHHAWDFVVPFLEDAGYLATALDLPGAGATAKYPSSYLRRPFDLEAFTAEHSPNANVTQEERTDAVITAVRELNARSSSKAVLVGHSLGGLTVSHVAEAISDELSAVVYCSALMLPSNMLHTQMNAHETMSGRLTPNLEIGDPVKTGVMRFNPKSDDPNYRALVKAAFYADVTEERFQLALSYLIPDEPAQVTTIPSPITKKNFGRISRYYIQCTQDNAIPLAAQQEMVSLVDADMNNATTVHSLESSHSPFFSHPEEFAQILKEIAES; this is translated from the coding sequence ATGTTTCACCCAAAGAACTTTGTGCTGATTCATGGTGCTTGGCATGATCACCATGCGTGGGATTTTGTCGTTCCATTCCTTGAAGATGCAGGCTACTTGGCAACAGCATTGGATCTTCCCGGTGCTGGTGCAACTGCGAAGTATCCGTCTTCATATTTACGTCGCCCGTTTGATTTAGAGGCCTTTACAGCGGAGCACTCTCCCAATGCTAATGTGACGCAGGAGGAAAGGACTGACGCAGTGATCACAGCTGTTCGTGAGCTAAATGCGAGGAGTAGTTCTAAGGCCGTTCTTGTTGGGCATTCATTAGGTGGCTTGACTGTTTCCCATGTTGCTGAGGCAATTTCTGATGAACTTTCAGCAGTGGTGTATTGTTCAGCACTTATGCTGCCGTCGAACATGTTGCATACTCAGATGAATGCACATGAGACTATGAGTGGAAGATTAACACCGAATCTTGAGATCGGTGATCCTGTTAAGACGGGTGTAATGCGGTTTAATCCAAAGTCAGATGATCCTAATTACCGAGCCTTGGTTAAGGCAGCATTTTATGCCGATGTTACCGAAGAGAGGTTTCAATTGGCGCTGAGTTATCTGATTCCTGATGAACCTGCTCAGGTTACAACCATTCCATCTCCCATTACGAAGAAAAATTTTGGAAGAATTTCGCGATACTATATTCAGTGCACTCAAGATAACGCTATTCCTTTGGCTGCACAGCAGGAAATGGTTAGTTTAGTAGATGCAGATATGAATAACGCAACCACCGTCCATTCCTTGGAGTCCAGTCATTCTCCTTTCTTTTCACATCCAGAAGAATTTGCTCAAATTCTCAAAGAGATTGCGGAGTCGTAA
- a CDS encoding FmdE family protein yields MTCFFTEKTIEDVIAFHGHSCPGLAIGIRVSELALRELGDPNSVQMVAVSETDMCGVDAIQFLTGCTYGKGNFVHRDYGKMAFSFFDRLSGRGFRALLNPEAGDGVWRQLNALMEGEDDNSGEVYQQRIDQLRRQWQEQLMSLTLEEVFNITPLNNGMPRPAVVLKNVVCECCGESVMESRIRRFSGKFVCIPCFATMEQKV; encoded by the coding sequence GTGACCTGCTTTTTTACTGAAAAAACTATTGAAGATGTCATTGCTTTTCATGGACATAGTTGTCCCGGTCTGGCGATAGGTATACGAGTTTCCGAGTTAGCTTTACGTGAACTTGGTGATCCAAACAGTGTCCAAATGGTTGCAGTGTCGGAAACGGATATGTGCGGGGTGGATGCTATTCAGTTTCTTACAGGGTGTACCTACGGAAAAGGAAATTTTGTACACCGGGATTATGGAAAGATGGCCTTTTCGTTTTTTGACAGACTTTCCGGAAGAGGCTTTAGGGCGTTGCTGAATCCCGAAGCAGGTGACGGTGTGTGGAGGCAGCTGAACGCTCTTATGGAGGGTGAGGATGATAACTCTGGGGAAGTTTATCAGCAACGCATTGATCAGCTACGGCGGCAGTGGCAAGAACAGCTTATGAGTCTTACGTTAGAAGAGGTGTTTAACATTACACCGTTGAATAATGGAATGCCACGTCCCGCAGTGGTGTTGAAGAATGTAGTTTGTGAATGTTGTGGTGAATCAGTAATGGAGTCCCGTATCCGTCGTTTTAGCGGTAAGTTCGTTTGTATTCCGTGCTTTGCAACAATGGAACAAAAAGTATGA
- a CDS encoding ABC transporter ATP-binding protein, translating into MILSISDVNFRYENNSVLSDVDFQLAGGELLAILGPNGVGKTTLLKCINAIHRPHAGMVMVENRNVLVMRPDEVALCVGYVAQKNETAQLTVFDAVLMGRKPHIRWKASERDLKIVDSVIQRLGMHKLLMRYLDQLSGGELQKVAIARAMVQEPRLLLLDEPTSSLDLKSQIDILSMLRHVVNDHNIGAVMTMHDLNLALRYADNVLFLKNGGIYFLGSTNNVTPEVIEHVYGLPVTMHVVQGHPVVVPTS; encoded by the coding sequence ATGATTCTTTCTATTTCTGACGTTAATTTTAGATATGAGAATAACTCTGTGCTTTCTGACGTAGATTTTCAGTTGGCTGGTGGGGAATTGTTGGCAATCCTCGGCCCCAATGGAGTAGGCAAGACGACACTGCTTAAGTGCATTAATGCAATTCACCGTCCGCACGCTGGGATGGTTATGGTGGAAAATCGTAATGTGCTTGTGATGCGTCCTGATGAGGTTGCATTATGCGTCGGATACGTAGCCCAGAAGAACGAAACAGCTCAGTTGACGGTGTTCGACGCGGTACTTATGGGGCGGAAGCCTCATATTCGTTGGAAAGCAAGCGAGCGTGATTTAAAAATTGTAGATTCCGTTATTCAGCGGCTTGGTATGCATAAGCTCTTGATGAGATATCTTGATCAGTTAAGTGGTGGAGAATTGCAAAAAGTCGCCATAGCCCGTGCTATGGTGCAGGAGCCTCGGTTGTTGCTTCTAGATGAGCCGACCAGTTCTCTCGATTTGAAGAGTCAGATTGATATTCTCAGTATGCTTCGCCATGTAGTGAATGATCATAACATTGGGGCGGTAATGACAATGCATGATCTGAACCTTGCCTTACGTTATGCTGATAATGTGTTGTTTCTTAAGAACGGGGGCATTTATTTTTTAGGTTCGACTAATAACGTGACACCGGAGGTGATTGAACATGTGTATGGTCTACCCGTTACCATGCATGTTGTGCAGGGGCACCCCGTGGTTGTGCCGACGAGTTAA
- a CDS encoding iron ABC transporter permease — MHFLEGQVPVAYNHYIGRKVTLVVTSVGLLVMTFVIAISMGVANISIAEVASSLLGGDVARRVDIIIWNIRLPQALTAVVAGGGLAVSGVVMQSILRNPLGSPFTLGISHAAAFGAAFSVMVLNGGIMGSTNADAVTITNPYITTFCAFLFSLLAASVVIVVSRLRGATSEVMILTGVAMGALFTAGTMFLQFFADDVQLAAIVFWTFGDTARATWSSLAAISLFVAAASAYFIVSSWNYNAIDAGDETAMSLGVRVDRVRIVGMVLSSMLTAMIISFLGIIGFVGLVVPHMVRRVIGSDHRFLLPASILIGGLLLLVSDTMARLVLAPHLLPVSVLTAFMGAPVFLYLIIRGQHR; from the coding sequence ATGCACTTTTTAGAAGGACAGGTGCCTGTTGCGTATAATCACTATATTGGTAGGAAGGTGACGCTGGTTGTAACCTCTGTTGGCTTGTTGGTGATGACATTTGTTATTGCCATTTCTATGGGAGTCGCAAACATATCCATAGCAGAGGTTGCGAGTAGTCTATTAGGAGGGGATGTCGCCCGCAGGGTGGACATTATTATCTGGAACATCCGACTTCCTCAGGCCCTCACAGCCGTTGTTGCGGGAGGCGGGCTGGCAGTTTCAGGAGTTGTAATGCAGTCAATCTTACGCAACCCGCTGGGGTCACCTTTTACACTGGGGATCTCTCATGCGGCTGCGTTTGGGGCTGCTTTTTCTGTAATGGTGCTGAATGGCGGCATTATGGGATCAACTAATGCAGATGCTGTCACTATTACCAATCCATACATAACCACTTTTTGTGCTTTTCTTTTTAGTTTGCTTGCTGCCAGTGTTGTAATAGTCGTTTCCCGCTTACGCGGAGCAACTTCTGAAGTTATGATTCTGACCGGTGTCGCTATGGGGGCGCTGTTTACTGCAGGCACAATGTTTCTGCAATTTTTTGCAGATGATGTGCAACTGGCTGCAATAGTTTTCTGGACGTTTGGCGACACAGCTCGCGCAACGTGGTCTTCCTTGGCTGCCATTTCTCTTTTTGTTGCAGCGGCGTCCGCTTATTTTATAGTAAGCAGCTGGAACTATAATGCCATTGATGCAGGTGACGAAACCGCCATGAGTCTCGGGGTGCGTGTTGACCGTGTGCGTATCGTAGGAATGGTGCTGTCATCAATGCTTACGGCAATGATCATTTCTTTTCTGGGCATTATCGGTTTTGTAGGTCTTGTGGTGCCTCATATGGTACGGCGTGTTATTGGCTCAGACCATCGTTTTTTACTTCCGGCATCCATTCTCATCGGTGGCTTGCTGCTTCTTGTCTCTGATACAATGGCGAGGCTTGTCCTTGCGCCGCATTTATTGCCTGTTTCCGTACTAACGGCTTTTATGGGAGCTCCGGTCTTTTTGTATTTGATCATCAGGGGGCAGCACCGATGA
- a CDS encoding iron ABC transporter substrate-binding protein codes for MKILIHSLIFSLMLISSASGKESTRQIVDALGRTVEIPVNNERVICSGSGCLRLLTYLQAQSMAVAVDDIEPRKRRYEARPYALANPHFKTMPIFGGYRGHDNPELILALEPQPQVIFKTYASSMGFPPEDLQNKTGIPVVTLDYGNLGKKRTQLYQSLRTMADVIGKQKRAEEVIAFIESQIDDLNKRTADIPEQERPSVFVGGVAFKGPHGYQSTEPAYPPFEFVNANNLAGNAGGVGKELQHSAISKEKILEWDPEIIFLDLSTLQMGDEAGGLYELRTDPSYRALNAVKEGKVYGLLPYNWYAKNYGSILANAFYVGKLLYPERFVDVDSAVKADEIYRFLVGKDIFNDMNTIFHGMAYKPVLVN; via the coding sequence ATGAAAATACTGATACATAGTCTTATTTTTTCTTTGATGTTGATATCTTCCGCTTCGGGAAAAGAATCAACTCGGCAGATAGTGGATGCCTTGGGAAGAACTGTCGAAATACCAGTAAATAATGAGCGTGTAATCTGTTCCGGTTCCGGTTGCCTGCGTTTGCTGACCTATCTTCAAGCACAATCTATGGCTGTAGCTGTAGACGATATAGAACCACGAAAGCGCAGGTATGAGGCTCGTCCATATGCTCTGGCTAACCCGCATTTTAAGACTATGCCGATCTTTGGGGGATATCGCGGACATGATAACCCGGAGCTCATTCTGGCGTTGGAGCCGCAGCCTCAGGTTATTTTCAAAACGTATGCTTCCAGTATGGGATTTCCTCCTGAAGACTTACAAAATAAAACAGGTATTCCTGTAGTAACACTTGATTACGGTAACCTTGGGAAAAAACGTACTCAGCTGTATCAATCTCTTCGTACTATGGCAGATGTTATTGGCAAGCAGAAACGCGCGGAGGAGGTCATAGCATTCATTGAAAGCCAGATTGATGATCTCAACAAGCGGACAGCAGATATTCCTGAACAAGAACGTCCTTCTGTATTTGTTGGTGGTGTAGCCTTTAAAGGACCGCATGGGTATCAGTCGACAGAGCCCGCGTATCCGCCGTTCGAGTTTGTAAATGCGAATAACCTTGCAGGCAATGCAGGTGGTGTCGGCAAAGAGTTACAGCACTCTGCTATATCAAAAGAGAAAATCCTTGAGTGGGATCCGGAAATTATTTTCCTCGATCTTTCAACCCTGCAGATGGGAGATGAGGCAGGTGGTTTGTATGAACTGCGTACTGATCCATCATATCGTGCTCTGAATGCTGTTAAGGAAGGCAAAGTGTACGGCCTGCTGCCATATAACTGGTACGCAAAAAACTATGGCTCCATCCTTGCGAACGCATTTTATGTTGGAAAACTGCTGTATCCAGAACGTTTTGTCGATGTGGACTCAGCGGTAAAAGCTGACGAAATATACAGGTTTTTAGTAGGGAAAGATATTTTCAACGATATGAATACAATTTTCCACGGCATGGCCTACAAACCTGTTCTGGTGAATTAG